The proteins below come from a single Stutzerimonas stutzeri RCH2 genomic window:
- a CDS encoding mannose-1-phosphate guanylyltransferase/mannose-6-phosphate isomerase — protein MIPVILSGGSGSRLWPLSRKSFPKQFLALTGEQTLFQQTVERLAFDGLQQPLLVCNQEHRFIVKEQLAARKLGVQGLLLEPFGRNTAPAIGIAAMKLIEEGRDELLLVLPADHVIEDQKAFQRSLALATNAAENGEMVLFGVPPTRPETGFGYIKASQDANAGLPDGIKRVAQFVEKPDEARAQSYVESGDYFWNSGMFLFRASVFLDELKKHDPDIYDTCWVALERSIKNGDEVLIDPATFACCPDNSIDYAVMEKTQLACVVPMSAGWNDVGSWSSIWDVHQKDENGNVLKGDVIAEDSRNCLVHGNGKLVTVLGLDDIVVVETKDAMMVAHKDKVQDVKKLVSKLDALERSETKNHCAVYRPWGWYDSVDMGGRFQVKRICVNPGASLSLQMHHHRAEHWIVVSGTAQVTCNEKTFLLTENQSTYIPITSVHRLANPGKIPLEIIEVQSGSYLGEDDIERFDDVYGRAEQSNEAKVAR, from the coding sequence ATGATCCCGGTTATTCTTTCAGGTGGTAGCGGCTCGCGACTGTGGCCCCTTTCCCGCAAGTCGTTCCCCAAGCAATTCCTTGCGCTGACCGGCGAACAGACACTGTTCCAGCAGACGGTCGAGCGGCTCGCCTTCGACGGCTTGCAGCAGCCACTGCTGGTGTGCAACCAGGAGCACCGTTTCATCGTCAAGGAGCAGCTGGCCGCTCGCAAACTCGGCGTCCAAGGTCTGCTGCTCGAGCCATTCGGCCGCAACACCGCACCGGCCATCGGTATCGCGGCGATGAAACTGATCGAAGAAGGCCGCGACGAGTTGCTGCTGGTGCTGCCGGCTGACCACGTGATCGAAGATCAGAAAGCGTTCCAGCGCTCTCTGGCGCTGGCGACCAATGCTGCCGAGAACGGCGAGATGGTTCTTTTCGGAGTTCCGCCAACCCGCCCCGAAACCGGTTTCGGCTATATCAAAGCCAGCCAGGATGCCAACGCCGGTTTGCCGGATGGCATCAAGCGGGTCGCACAATTCGTCGAGAAACCAGACGAGGCGCGCGCCCAGAGCTACGTCGAGTCAGGCGACTACTTCTGGAACAGCGGCATGTTCCTGTTCCGTGCCAGCGTGTTCCTGGATGAACTGAAGAAGCACGACCCGGACATCTACGACACCTGCTGGGTCGCGCTCGAGCGCAGCATCAAGAACGGCGATGAAGTGCTGATCGACCCGGCCACCTTCGCTTGCTGCCCGGACAATTCCATCGACTACGCGGTGATGGAAAAGACTCAGCTGGCCTGCGTGGTTCCGATGTCCGCCGGCTGGAACGACGTCGGCTCCTGGTCATCGATCTGGGACGTGCATCAGAAAGACGAGAACGGCAACGTTCTCAAGGGTGACGTGATCGCCGAGGATTCGCGCAACTGCCTGGTTCACGGCAACGGCAAGCTGGTAACCGTACTGGGGCTGGACGATATCGTTGTCGTTGAAACCAAAGACGCCATGATGGTCGCGCACAAGGACAAGGTGCAGGACGTCAAGAAGCTCGTCAGCAAGCTCGACGCCCTGGAGCGCAGCGAGACTAAGAACCACTGCGCCGTGTACCGTCCCTGGGGCTGGTACGACTCGGTGGATATGGGTGGTCGCTTCCAGGTCAAGCGCATCTGCGTAAATCCGGGCGCCAGCCTCTCGCTGCAGATGCACCATCACCGTGCCGAGCACTGGATTGTCGTTTCGGGAACCGCGCAGGTCACCTGCAACGAGAAGACATTCCTGCTCACCGAGAATCAGTCGACCTACATCCCGATTACCTCGGTGCACCGCCTGGCCAACCCGGGGAAGATCCCGCTGGAAATCATCGAGGTTCAGTCCGGCAGCTATCTGGGTGAAGACGACATCGAGCGCTTCGATGACGTTTATGGCCGCGCCGAACAGAGCAACGAAGCCAAAGTGGCTCGCTAA
- a CDS encoding helicase HerA-like domain-containing protein produces MTAVVDRLMLGADSTGEPSTQSLRLANRHGLIAGATGTGKTVTLQRLAEQFSDAGVAVFAADIKGDLCGLGAAGLPQGKIAERIASMPWLNHQPQAYPVTLWDVHGRSGHPLRTTLSEMGPLLLGNLLQLTDSQQAALYAAFKVADREGLLLLDLKDLKALLAHLKAEPQLLGEDSALFTGASSQALLRRLATLEQQGIEALFGEPSLQLEDLLRPAADGRGAIHLLDASVLVHEAPKVYATFLLWLLAELFEQLPERGDADKPVLALFFDEAHLLFGDTPKALQERLVQVVRLIRSKGVGVYFVTQSPADLPDQVLAQLGLRIQHGLRAYTVKEQKALRSVADGFRSNPAFATLDVLTQLGIGEALVGGLEEKGTPAMVQRVAIAPPQSRVGPLSEAERAVIVARSGLRGRYDKPVDRESAYEILAARAAQTVEQPKAVAEKTRRGQSTASGDLGDLAGRVVKSALSQAASQLGRQLARGLLGSLLGGKR; encoded by the coding sequence ATGACCGCAGTGGTGGATCGTTTGATGCTCGGCGCGGACTCCACTGGCGAGCCTAGCACCCAGTCTCTACGGCTGGCCAATCGACACGGGCTGATTGCCGGGGCTACAGGCACCGGCAAGACCGTGACCCTGCAGCGTTTGGCTGAGCAGTTCAGTGATGCGGGCGTTGCGGTCTTCGCCGCCGACATCAAGGGTGACCTTTGCGGCCTGGGTGCTGCCGGTTTACCACAGGGCAAGATTGCCGAACGGATCGCCAGCATGCCCTGGCTGAATCATCAGCCGCAGGCCTATCCGGTGACCCTCTGGGATGTGCATGGCCGCAGCGGCCATCCGTTACGTACCACTCTGAGCGAGATGGGGCCACTGCTGCTCGGCAATCTGCTGCAGCTGACCGACAGTCAGCAGGCCGCACTGTATGCCGCGTTCAAAGTGGCGGATCGTGAAGGCCTGTTGCTGCTTGATCTGAAAGATCTCAAGGCGCTGCTGGCGCACCTCAAGGCCGAACCGCAGCTGCTGGGCGAGGACAGCGCGCTGTTTACCGGCGCATCGTCTCAGGCGCTTCTGCGGCGGCTGGCGACCCTCGAGCAGCAAGGTATCGAAGCGCTGTTCGGAGAGCCCTCGCTGCAGCTCGAAGACCTGCTTCGCCCGGCGGCGGATGGCCGCGGGGCTATCCATTTGCTGGACGCCAGTGTCTTGGTGCATGAGGCACCGAAGGTCTATGCCACCTTTTTGCTGTGGCTGCTCGCTGAGTTGTTCGAACAGCTTCCGGAGCGTGGGGACGCCGACAAGCCCGTGCTGGCCCTGTTCTTCGATGAGGCGCATCTGCTGTTTGGCGATACGCCCAAAGCGTTGCAGGAGCGGTTGGTCCAGGTGGTGAGACTGATCCGCTCCAAGGGAGTGGGCGTCTATTTCGTGACCCAGTCTCCCGCGGACCTGCCGGACCAAGTGTTGGCACAGCTTGGCCTGCGTATTCAGCATGGCTTGCGCGCCTATACCGTGAAGGAGCAGAAGGCGCTGCGGTCCGTGGCTGACGGTTTTCGTTCCAATCCCGCGTTTGCGACGCTGGATGTGCTGACCCAGTTGGGCATCGGTGAGGCCCTGGTCGGTGGTCTTGAGGAAAAGGGTACGCCGGCAATGGTGCAGCGCGTGGCGATCGCTCCGCCGCAGTCTCGTGTAGGGCCACTGAGCGAAGCCGAGCGTGCGGTGATCGTCGCGCGGTCTGGACTACGTGGCCGCTATGACAAGCCTGTCGATCGGGAGTCCGCCTATGAAATTCTGGCCGCGCGTGCTGCGCAAACTGTCGAGCAGCCTAAAGCTGTGGCCGAAAAAACTCGGCGAGGGCAGAGCACTGCAAGTGGAGACTTGGGCGATCTGGCCGGACGTGTCGTGAAAAGTGCCTTGAGCCAGGCAGCCAGCCAGTTGGGTCGTCAGCTGGCCAGAGGCTTGCTCGGCTCGTTATTGGGCGGCAAGCGCTGA
- the purU gene encoding formyltetrahydrofolate deformylase: MRTFRLVIACPDGVGIVAKVSNFLATYNGWITEANHHSDHQSGWFFMRHEIRADSLPFDLEGFRQAFAPIAREFSMEWRITDSEQRKRVVLMASRESHCLADLLHRWHSGELDCDIPCVISNHDDLRSMVEWHGIPYIHVPVDPANKQEAFAEVTRLVREQRADVIVLARYMQILPSELCDEFAQRVINIHHSFLPSFVGAKPYHQASLRGVKLIGATCHYVTEELDAGPIIEQDVVRVSHRDSIEDMVRLGKDVEKMVLSRGLRYHLEDRVLVHSNKTMVFN, translated from the coding sequence ATGCGCACTTTCAGGCTGGTCATTGCCTGTCCCGATGGCGTTGGCATTGTCGCCAAGGTCAGTAATTTTCTTGCCACCTACAACGGCTGGATCACTGAAGCCAACCACCACTCCGATCACCAGAGTGGCTGGTTCTTCATGCGCCATGAAATCCGCGCAGACTCGCTTCCTTTTGATCTTGAAGGTTTTCGTCAGGCGTTCGCGCCGATCGCGCGCGAGTTTTCCATGGAGTGGCGCATCACCGACTCCGAGCAGCGCAAGCGCGTGGTGCTGATGGCCAGTCGTGAATCGCATTGTCTCGCCGATCTGCTGCATCGCTGGCATAGCGGTGAGCTGGATTGCGACATTCCGTGCGTGATTTCCAACCATGACGACCTGCGCAGCATGGTCGAATGGCATGGCATTCCGTACATTCACGTGCCGGTCGATCCTGCGAATAAACAGGAGGCCTTCGCTGAAGTCACCCGCCTGGTTCGCGAACAACGCGCCGATGTGATTGTGCTGGCGCGTTACATGCAGATTCTGCCGTCGGAGTTGTGCGACGAGTTTGCTCAGCGCGTGATCAATATCCATCACAGCTTCCTGCCTTCTTTCGTCGGTGCCAAGCCCTATCATCAGGCCTCGCTGCGTGGCGTGAAGTTGATCGGGGCGACCTGTCACTACGTTACCGAGGAGCTCGATGCCGGTCCGATCATCGAGCAGGACGTGGTCCGCGTCAGTCATCGCGACAGCATCGAAGACATGGTTCGTCTCGGAAAGGACGTAGAGAAGATGGTGCTTTCGCGTGGCCTGCGCTATCACTTGGAAGACCGTGTGCTGGTGCATAGCAACAAGACAATGGTGTTCAACTGA
- the mvaT gene encoding histone-like nucleoid-structuring protein MvaT produces MSLINEYRATEEAIKELQERLKSLSEDDKLKKELEFEGKLRELMGEYQKSLRDIIALLDPEASRNSKSPRTAKAPATSKRARRVKQYKNPHSGEVIETKGGNHKTLKEWKAQWGSETVESWATLLG; encoded by the coding sequence ATGTCACTTATCAACGAGTATCGCGCCACTGAAGAGGCCATCAAGGAACTTCAGGAGCGACTGAAGTCCCTTTCCGAAGATGACAAACTGAAGAAGGAACTGGAGTTCGAAGGCAAGCTGCGCGAACTCATGGGCGAGTATCAGAAGTCGCTGCGCGACATCATCGCACTGCTCGACCCAGAAGCTTCCCGCAACAGCAAGAGCCCGCGCACTGCCAAAGCACCGGCGACCAGCAAGCGTGCTCGCCGCGTAAAGCAGTACAAGAACCCGCACAGCGGCGAAGTGATTGAAACCAAAGGCGGCAATCACAAGACATTGAAAGAATGGAAAGCCCAGTGGGGCTCCGAAACCGTGGAAAGCTGGGCCACCCTGCTCGGCTAA
- the sbcB gene encoding exodeoxyribonuclease I gives MTPSIFWYDFETTGISPSRDRPLQVAGIRTNEALEEIGEPLNIYCRPSDDILPHPAACLVTGITPAILQQKGLCEAEFIQRLHQQLSAPGTCGAGYNSLRFDDEVTRYSLYRNFYDPYAREWQGGNSRWDLIDLVRTAYALRPEGIVWPEEDGRVTLKLERLSVANGLEHLNAHDALSDVRATIGLARLIRDRQPRLYDYLYNLRRKQAVLEQITLLEPLVHVSGRFSAARHFLSVVLPLGWHPRNRNALIVCDLQAEPQPLLQERAETLRQRLYTRRDQLAEGELPVPLKLVHVNKCPVLTPLKVLREADIQRLGLDMPLCQARAAALREQRQLWSHKLDEIYREEGFAGSDDPEQQLYDGFLGERDRRLCDEIRGLAPAELARHPSRFDDVRLEELLFRYRARNFPEALSAAEQAQWRRFCQQRLSDDACGAPNTLAQFEAGIEQSMVTATPAQQQLLQQWRDYGLGLRERYGLAN, from the coding sequence GTGACTCCAAGCATCTTTTGGTACGACTTCGAAACCACTGGTATTTCGCCCAGCCGCGATCGTCCGCTGCAGGTGGCGGGCATCCGCACCAACGAGGCGCTCGAGGAAATTGGCGAGCCGCTGAACATCTACTGTCGCCCCTCCGACGATATCCTTCCGCATCCCGCGGCATGCCTGGTTACGGGCATCACGCCGGCGATCCTGCAACAGAAAGGACTGTGCGAGGCAGAGTTCATTCAGCGCTTGCATCAGCAGCTGTCCGCTCCGGGGACCTGTGGCGCAGGCTACAACAGCCTGCGTTTCGACGATGAGGTCACTCGCTACAGCCTGTATCGCAATTTCTACGATCCGTACGCGCGGGAATGGCAGGGGGGCAACAGTCGTTGGGATCTGATCGATCTGGTGCGAACCGCGTATGCGCTGCGTCCAGAAGGGATCGTCTGGCCAGAGGAGGATGGCCGGGTGACGCTCAAGCTCGAACGCCTGAGCGTGGCCAACGGACTGGAGCACCTGAATGCTCACGACGCGCTTTCCGATGTGCGTGCCACCATCGGCTTGGCCAGGCTCATCCGTGATCGCCAGCCACGGCTGTATGACTACCTCTATAACCTGCGGCGTAAACAGGCAGTGCTCGAACAGATCACGCTGCTTGAGCCGTTGGTGCATGTGTCTGGTCGTTTTTCGGCGGCACGGCATTTTCTGTCGGTGGTACTGCCGCTGGGCTGGCACCCGCGCAACCGCAACGCGCTGATCGTCTGCGACCTGCAGGCGGAACCTCAGCCACTCTTGCAGGAGCGCGCCGAAACACTGCGGCAGCGTCTATATACCCGTCGGGATCAACTGGCAGAGGGCGAGCTGCCGGTGCCTTTGAAATTGGTACATGTCAACAAATGCCCGGTGCTGACGCCGCTCAAGGTGCTGCGCGAGGCGGATATACAGCGGTTGGGCCTGGATATGCCGCTCTGCCAGGCACGTGCCGCCGCCTTGCGTGAGCAGCGCCAGCTCTGGAGTCACAAACTGGACGAGATTTACCGTGAGGAGGGTTTTGCCGGTAGCGACGATCCAGAACAGCAGCTCTATGACGGCTTTCTTGGTGAACGTGACCGGCGCTTGTGTGACGAGATTCGTGGGCTTGCGCCTGCCGAACTGGCCAGGCATCCGTCCCGGTTCGACGATGTCCGCCTCGAGGAACTGTTGTTCCGCTACCGCGCACGAAATTTCCCCGAAGCGTTATCCGCTGCGGAGCAAGCGCAGTGGCGTCGGTTCTGCCAGCAACGATTGAGCGATGATGCCTGCGGAGCACCCAATACGCTTGCACAGTTCGAGGCGGGTATTGAGCAATCCATGGTTACTGCCACGCCGGCGCAGCAACAACTGTTACAGCAATGGCGCGACTACGGCCTAGGGCTGCGCGAGCGCTACGGGCTGGCGAACTAG
- a CDS encoding RDD family protein — MYSTLDRQDLLDTNLRVETPEGIDLLLHPAGLVPRALAFAIDLVIRAAILLALFLTLGLLGKFGMGLGTLLLFLVQWWYMVLFEVLNQGRTPGKYWLGLRVVHDDGTPVGWSSSLTRNLLRFVDMLPFGYFLGALSCLGHPAFKRLGDLAAGTLVIYQEKPQPRPTLPDAEPVAAPIALTLDEQRALIGFAERQGALSAERRLELASILAEPLGTTDENAEATIHGIARTMVGSS, encoded by the coding sequence TTGTATTCCACACTCGACCGACAAGACCTGCTCGACACCAACCTGCGCGTCGAGACGCCGGAGGGCATTGATCTGCTCCTGCACCCGGCTGGACTGGTACCGCGCGCCCTCGCCTTCGCCATCGACCTGGTGATTCGCGCTGCCATCCTGCTGGCTCTGTTTCTCACTCTCGGCCTGCTGGGCAAATTCGGCATGGGACTGGGAACGCTACTGCTGTTCCTCGTGCAGTGGTGGTACATGGTGCTCTTCGAAGTGCTGAATCAAGGCCGCACGCCCGGAAAATACTGGCTGGGGCTGCGCGTCGTGCATGACGACGGCACACCGGTCGGCTGGTCTTCCTCGCTCACCCGTAACTTGCTGCGATTCGTCGACATGCTGCCGTTCGGCTATTTCCTTGGCGCCCTGAGCTGCCTGGGTCACCCGGCCTTCAAGCGTCTCGGCGACCTGGCGGCTGGCACACTGGTGATTTATCAGGAGAAGCCGCAGCCGCGTCCAACGCTACCCGACGCCGAACCGGTGGCCGCTCCGATCGCGCTGACTCTGGATGAACAGCGCGCGCTGATCGGCTTTGCCGAACGCCAAGGGGCCCTTTCTGCCGAACGCCGCCTGGAGCTGGCCTCGATTCTCGCCGAACCGCTGGGAACGACCGATGAAAATGCTGAGGCCACAATCCACGGCATTGCCCGCACGATGGTGGGCTCGTCATGA
- a CDS encoding stage II sporulation protein M produces MKQAVFERQHQADWQEFATRLDALESGKPRSEQTGTFPAAYRRLCQQLTLAESRGYSSQLIEQLRQLALRGHQQLYRHRSPLLGRLLGFISGGFARTVRAQWRYVLAASLLFYGSLIGMATLVYLFPELVYSVLPADQVAQMEQMYDPDASRLGRFAERGAGDDWLMFGYYIMNNIGIAFQTFASGLLFGVGTLFFLLFNGLTIGAVAGHLSGIGYHQPFWSFVIGHGAFELTAITFAGAAGLQLGVALLAPGRLTRGNALRQAAKQGIQLVGGATLFLLIAAFVEAYWSSMTLATPAIKYIVGALLWLIVAVYFCLAGRGQHAAE; encoded by the coding sequence ATGAAGCAGGCAGTATTCGAACGGCAGCATCAGGCCGACTGGCAGGAATTCGCCACTCGGCTGGACGCGCTCGAGAGCGGCAAACCGCGCAGCGAGCAGACCGGAACATTTCCCGCCGCCTACCGCCGGCTCTGTCAGCAGCTGACCCTGGCGGAGTCGCGCGGTTACAGCAGTCAACTGATCGAGCAGTTGCGGCAGCTTGCCCTGCGGGGCCATCAACAACTCTATCGCCATCGCAGTCCGCTGCTCGGTCGATTGCTGGGTTTCATCAGCGGCGGTTTCGCCCGCACGGTGCGTGCACAATGGCGCTATGTTCTGGCCGCCAGTCTGCTGTTCTACGGCAGCCTAATCGGCATGGCCACGCTGGTTTATCTGTTTCCCGAACTGGTCTACAGCGTCCTGCCAGCCGATCAGGTCGCCCAGATGGAGCAGATGTACGACCCGGACGCCAGTCGATTGGGGCGATTCGCCGAGCGAGGCGCTGGCGACGACTGGCTGATGTTCGGCTACTACATCATGAACAATATCGGCATTGCGTTTCAGACGTTCGCCAGCGGCTTGCTGTTCGGCGTCGGCACATTGTTCTTCCTGCTGTTCAATGGCCTGACCATCGGCGCCGTTGCCGGCCACCTGAGCGGCATTGGCTATCACCAGCCGTTCTGGTCGTTCGTCATCGGTCACGGCGCCTTCGAGCTGACGGCCATCACCTTTGCCGGTGCTGCTGGGCTGCAGCTCGGCGTCGCGCTGCTGGCGCCAGGCCGACTGACACGGGGCAACGCGCTCCGTCAGGCGGCCAAACAGGGCATACAGCTGGTGGGCGGTGCCACGCTTTTCCTTCTGATAGCCGCGTTCGTCGAAGCCTACTGGTCTTCCATGACCCTCGCCACGCCCGCGATCAAATACATCGTAGGTGCACTGCTGTGGTTGATCGTGGCCGTTTATTTCTGCCTGGCCGGGCGAGGTCAGCATGCAGCTGAGTGA
- a CDS encoding DUF4129 domain-containing protein: protein MQLSDASVSIRPRSPWQALDLGTLLARRHGALLMATWAAVTLPVFALISLLLWQHPSVALLLFWWLKPLYERLPLHILSRALFGETPNFRESLKAFPGLLRSQWFASLTWRRLSMTRSFDLPVQQLEGLNGKARAQRLVTLNLRNGRAASWLTVVGVHLEGALWLGLLGMLYFFLPAPLVQRWNWEDLLGLSGEWLWLEHLSNLLYVLVLIVWEPIYVACGFSLYLNRRTHLEAWDIELAFRRLRQRLLTVLPALLLACGLLLWPAQHQAWAAAAAQTEEVQPGPKSKRLLNQPLTSEAARERIDALLDQPPFQHRETVTRWRLGDGDDPQQPGALARLIERLLQGGSFWHGLERLAQILEVLLWTALALLVALVLWRYREWLQTFGGRVRLPSRRRIEPPTQLFGLDVAPQSLPDDIAAEAERLWQLDPRAALALLYRGLLCRLLHDFQLPLKAAHTEGEVLQQVRDLQLEPLARFAEQLTVHWQRQAYGHYPANEQVRDALCAEWRVLFAAGQSS from the coding sequence ATGCAGCTGAGTGATGCCAGCGTCTCGATCCGTCCACGCAGCCCATGGCAGGCGCTGGATCTTGGCACCCTGCTGGCCAGGCGTCACGGGGCGTTGCTGATGGCGACCTGGGCGGCCGTCACGCTGCCGGTTTTCGCCCTGATCAGCCTGCTGCTGTGGCAGCACCCAAGCGTGGCGCTACTGCTGTTCTGGTGGTTGAAGCCGCTTTATGAGCGGCTGCCGCTGCATATCCTGTCCAGAGCGTTGTTCGGCGAAACCCCAAATTTCAGAGAAAGCCTGAAAGCCTTCCCCGGCCTGTTGCGATCGCAGTGGTTCGCCAGCCTGACCTGGCGCCGCCTGAGCATGACACGCAGCTTCGATCTACCCGTGCAACAACTCGAAGGGCTCAACGGCAAAGCGCGAGCCCAGCGTCTGGTCACGCTCAACCTGCGCAATGGGCGTGCCGCAAGCTGGCTGACCGTGGTCGGCGTCCATCTGGAAGGTGCGCTCTGGCTCGGCCTGCTGGGGATGCTGTATTTTTTCCTGCCGGCACCGCTGGTGCAGCGCTGGAACTGGGAAGACCTGCTAGGGCTTAGCGGGGAATGGCTCTGGCTCGAGCATCTATCCAATCTGCTCTACGTTCTGGTGCTGATTGTCTGGGAGCCGATCTACGTTGCCTGCGGCTTCAGCCTCTATCTCAATCGGCGTACTCATCTGGAAGCCTGGGATATCGAACTGGCCTTCCGCCGGCTGCGCCAGCGCCTGCTCACTGTTCTGCCGGCGTTATTGCTCGCCTGCGGCCTGCTGCTCTGGCCCGCGCAACACCAGGCTTGGGCTGCGGCCGCTGCCCAGACCGAAGAAGTCCAGCCTGGCCCCAAGAGCAAGCGCCTGCTCAATCAGCCATTGACCAGCGAAGCAGCCCGCGAACGAATTGATGCCTTGCTTGACCAGCCCCCCTTCCAGCACCGCGAAACAGTGACGCGCTGGCGACTGGGCGACGGCGATGACCCACAGCAGCCCGGAGCGCTGGCACGCCTGATTGAACGCCTGCTTCAGGGCGGCTCGTTCTGGCATGGCCTGGAGCGTCTGGCACAGATCCTCGAGGTCCTGCTCTGGACAGCCCTGGCGCTGCTCGTTGCGCTTGTGTTGTGGCGCTACCGCGAATGGTTGCAGACCTTTGGCGGCCGTGTACGGCTGCCGAGCCGGCGCCGTATCGAGCCGCCGACGCAACTGTTCGGCCTGGATGTTGCCCCGCAAAGCCTGCCGGATGATATCGCCGCCGAGGCCGAACGACTCTGGCAGCTCGATCCACGCGCGGCGCTGGCACTGCTGTATCGCGGCTTGCTGTGCCGTCTGCTGCACGACTTCCAGTTGCCCTTGAAGGCGGCGCATACCGAAGGTGAGGTTCTGCAACAGGTCCGTGATCTGCAGCTGGAGCCCCTCGCCCGATTCGCTGAGCAGCTCACCGTTCACTGGCAGCGTCAGGCTTACGGGCACTACCCAGCCAACGAACAGGTGCGCGATGCGCTGTGTGCCGAGTGGCGTGTGCTGTTCGCCGCGGGGCAGTCGTCATGA
- a CDS encoding DUF4350 domain-containing protein produces MNRLRIRLLVAAAILLLSLLTIWLGSQLQRYEDVVEHGPAPQARSNDYLAAELFLRDLGLQVARHDGSAGLEALPTSGQTLLLLGDRRNMTPRQTERLLDWAAAGGHLVVVAERLWDEKTGKSGDLLLDRLNLQQYSTRDLDEEAQSPQSSTAEQHPQLTKLYLENESAPAYLAFDTDFHLYDADNRAHAWANSAGATHMLQLQHGDGLVTALTDSWIWQNRNIDEYDHAWLLWYLTQDSEVTLVHRSEHDGLLAQLRQYFPETLTALGLLILFALWHVGQRFGPLLPPANPARRQLQEHLRGSAEFLLRHGREQSLLQRLQQDVQRRANVRHPGFEQLPLSGQLTLLAQLSSLPPTSIEQAMRPTPQQRLSAIEFTRQVAYLQTLRNAL; encoded by the coding sequence ATGAATCGCCTGCGCATTCGTCTTCTCGTCGCTGCGGCGATCCTGCTGCTCAGCCTGCTGACCATCTGGTTGGGTAGCCAGCTGCAGCGCTATGAAGATGTCGTCGAACACGGTCCTGCTCCGCAGGCCCGCAGCAATGACTATCTGGCCGCCGAGCTATTCCTGCGCGATCTCGGCTTGCAGGTCGCCCGCCACGACGGCAGCGCCGGCCTGGAGGCGCTGCCCACCAGTGGCCAGACGCTGCTTTTGCTCGGTGACCGCCGCAACATGACGCCGCGGCAGACCGAACGCCTGCTCGACTGGGCTGCTGCCGGCGGGCATCTGGTGGTGGTCGCGGAGCGCCTGTGGGATGAGAAAACCGGCAAGAGCGGTGACCTGCTGCTCGATCGGCTCAACTTGCAGCAGTACTCGACCAGGGATCTGGATGAAGAGGCCCAGTCGCCTCAGTCATCCACTGCAGAACAGCATCCGCAATTGACCAAGCTGTATCTGGAGAATGAAAGCGCGCCGGCCTATCTCGCCTTCGATACGGATTTCCATCTCTACGACGCCGACAACCGCGCCCACGCTTGGGCCAACAGCGCGGGCGCGACGCACATGCTGCAACTGCAGCACGGTGACGGGTTGGTCACCGCGCTGACCGACAGCTGGATCTGGCAGAACCGCAATATCGACGAATACGACCATGCCTGGCTGCTCTGGTATCTGACTCAGGACAGCGAAGTCACCCTGGTGCACCGCAGCGAGCACGATGGCCTGCTGGCGCAGCTGCGCCAGTATTTTCCGGAAACGCTCACAGCTCTGGGCCTGCTCATACTGTTCGCGCTTTGGCATGTCGGGCAGCGCTTCGGCCCGCTACTGCCCCCCGCCAACCCGGCACGTCGCCAGCTCCAGGAGCATCTACGCGGTTCGGCCGAGTTCCTGCTTCGCCATGGGCGTGAGCAAAGTCTCTTGCAGCGACTCCAGCAGGACGTTCAGCGCAGGGCCAACGTTCGCCATCCCGGCTTCGAGCAACTTCCGCTCAGCGGACAGCTGACACTGCTCGCACAGCTCTCCAGCCTGCCGCCCACCAGCATCGAGCAGGCCATGCGCCCCACGCCGCAGCAACGCCTGTCGGCCATCGAATTCACCCGGCAGGTCGCCTACCTGCAAACCCTCAGGAATGCCTTATGA